A stretch of Bifidobacterium sp. ESL0704 DNA encodes these proteins:
- a CDS encoding ATP-binding protein has translation MQNEPIQEDKTVGLFSSELLIGSITSVSPDTVICTVPNQQTGSGVQYCGDRQGVGEVGEYVVIQSQQVVLMGRISDVTVPHSDIAQLEHNTYTVNTVSANATIQLLGSIAQDTFKITAGVTAYPRLGDLVYSLPKAFLGLIPQNAASVDGDVQLELGTLKGTSTPIALRPEDLFSRHCAILGMTGGGKSYTLEHLLEELQRYSSSKAILIDSTGEYKPCCFEKNEAGEDKALDLISWLHTPNGDNDGNEIKFSASCFSDSDYFSLFLPTATTQAPTLLNALQSLRVLKALSADTSLSDQGSEFSTPESGILTKLGKKLSAFNSLINNNPSLRKIFVDPNASFDIQSLPQQVIAECIKVDNSGYWRENAQLLNWCQPLLFQIRQVLYSGHFPFALKTDDTDFTSKLDNFLKPKNKQQLLVVDISDMDPSGKARQVIVNAIANSLMDYARNKKIIRATRPLMLLIDEAHNFIGKSTGSPDFAYSLHGIEDISREGRKYGLNLVLATQRPRDLSGAVLSQMGTMIVHRLVNDSDQKIIRDTSGAASSASLRYLPDLQPGEALILGTDIPIPLDVQVAKPVRHPHSQSSNFQGTWHLIEQKQTDTEPQENKDETER, from the coding sequence ATGCAAAATGAACCTATACAAGAAGATAAGACCGTAGGGCTCTTTTCCAGCGAACTGCTCATCGGCTCCATAACCAGCGTCTCTCCTGACACCGTTATCTGTACCGTGCCGAATCAACAGACTGGATCAGGCGTCCAGTACTGCGGAGACCGCCAAGGAGTGGGAGAAGTTGGAGAATACGTTGTCATCCAATCCCAACAAGTAGTGCTGATGGGCAGAATCAGCGATGTCACCGTGCCACATAGCGACATCGCGCAACTTGAGCACAACACCTATACCGTGAATACGGTATCCGCAAACGCCACTATCCAACTTCTCGGGTCCATTGCACAAGACACCTTCAAAATCACTGCAGGGGTGACTGCATACCCGCGTCTCGGTGACCTTGTGTATTCATTGCCGAAAGCGTTTCTTGGCCTCATTCCACAAAACGCCGCCAGTGTAGACGGAGACGTGCAACTGGAACTTGGAACACTCAAAGGAACTTCGACGCCTATTGCTCTACGCCCGGAAGACCTCTTCTCACGGCATTGCGCAATCCTCGGCATGACCGGCGGCGGCAAAAGCTACACACTAGAACATTTACTAGAAGAGTTACAACGATATTCCAGTTCTAAGGCAATACTCATTGATTCGACTGGAGAATATAAGCCTTGTTGCTTCGAGAAAAACGAAGCGGGCGAAGACAAGGCACTAGATTTGATATCTTGGCTGCATACGCCAAATGGGGACAACGACGGGAACGAAATCAAATTTTCTGCATCCTGTTTTTCGGATTCTGATTATTTTTCTCTGTTCCTTCCAACTGCTACCACACAAGCGCCAACCTTACTTAATGCCTTGCAATCGTTACGAGTATTAAAAGCATTGTCTGCCGATACATCCCTATCAGATCAAGGCAGTGAGTTTTCTACGCCAGAATCTGGTATCTTGACAAAATTAGGGAAAAAGCTTTCTGCTTTCAATTCCTTAATAAACAACAATCCTTCTTTAAGAAAAATTTTCGTCGACCCTAATGCGTCATTTGATATACAGTCTTTACCCCAACAAGTAATTGCGGAATGTATTAAGGTGGACAATAGCGGATATTGGAGAGAGAACGCACAACTGCTTAATTGGTGTCAACCACTATTATTCCAAATACGCCAAGTTTTGTACAGTGGGCATTTCCCCTTTGCTCTAAAAACGGATGACACAGATTTTACTTCAAAACTTGACAATTTCTTGAAACCAAAAAACAAACAACAACTATTGGTCGTTGACATATCTGACATGGACCCATCCGGTAAAGCACGACAAGTAATTGTCAATGCTATTGCAAATTCACTTATGGACTATGCGCGAAATAAAAAAATCATACGAGCCACTCGTCCACTTATGCTACTCATCGACGAAGCTCATAATTTTATTGGTAAAAGCACCGGTTCACCAGACTTTGCATACTCATTGCATGGTATTGAGGACATTTCACGTGAAGGGCGTAAATATGGATTGAACCTCGTCTTAGCTACTCAGCGTCCACGTGATTTATCTGGCGCTGTATTGAGTCAAATGGGAACGATGATTGTGCATCGTCTAGTTAATGACAGCGACCAGAAGATAATTAGAGATACTAGTGGTGCAGCCAGTAGTGCATCCCTGCGTTATCTTCCTGATTTGCAGCCAGGAGAAGCTTTGATACTCGGAACAGATATTCCCATACCACTTGATGTACAAGTTGCAAAACCAGTCCGACATCCTCATTCTCAAAGCTCTAATTTCCAAGGTACTTGGCATCTAATAGAACAGAAGCAAACAGACACTGAACCTCAAGAAAACAAAGACGAAACTGAAAGGTAA
- a CDS encoding SIR2 family protein, producing MSSTNADADETETATPPTPEEEPSSEDRSKEIKTGKFIEFRFKNQVRNTVSGKFHTNSSMDNPKKTDNTKSQRDGDTKEEEEDRQALHDRLLSALQMKHLVVLAGSGTSLDPLFGPSMSDLWIKAEPSINDHVQTILKETVGGSVIKEKNIEEFLSVLESLIDSPRYRKFRNISEEQTETDTKANTKEENETGIDQTPTESDKDNGLNHSSSDEEKKRRKEYDALVSCDKEIKSTILDCCRLFPDPLKGLWQVCEPHLTEDVCNRLNIRKNDIKNQIDTDGHVVWIEKIVEAIENYNNSRTQEGDSSQNEPTNIDGTDTIKTHIDLIKESITDRCLLIFGSRTQKWNPDHAPLWDIVTRQITTDDKQTMEIIREFKPDCQIINDEPSIEELLNKAKKYSTELSSTVNVEDWISKIRNIIFNNSYKLLNKKSDLARLHQKFLKDLALRPAKSPRPQLFTTNYDRLFETAAGQNGQSVIDGFSFSFPRVFDSRFFGYDIVRRSGEDEHELVPQEGVIKLYKLHGSVDWQTDHTSDFEKNITINENVKADDACMIFPSKQKYHQSYEEPYLGLMAEFRESLRRPNTCVLVIGFGLNDDHLSGPLLSAIKTNPSLHVIFVLPSAIQLATEKKKPKADKYNRYWDDIRKELEHDANNITLINAIFGSFTDVIPELKAMSPADKLQLAVQEIAGNVVRNAK from the coding sequence ATGAGTTCAACCAACGCCGACGCGGACGAAACCGAAACCGCAACACCTCCTACACCTGAAGAAGAGCCTTCAAGTGAGGATCGAAGCAAGGAAATCAAAACAGGAAAGTTCATCGAATTTCGATTCAAGAACCAAGTACGCAATACGGTTTCCGGTAAATTCCATACCAATTCCTCCATGGACAACCCAAAGAAAACCGATAATACCAAGTCCCAAAGAGATGGCGACACCAAAGAAGAAGAAGAAGACCGACAAGCTCTCCATGATCGCCTCCTCTCAGCCTTGCAGATGAAACATCTAGTCGTTCTGGCAGGATCAGGCACTTCGCTAGACCCCTTGTTCGGCCCCAGTATGAGCGACCTTTGGATTAAGGCAGAGCCATCTATTAATGACCACGTTCAAACAATTCTAAAAGAAACAGTCGGTGGTTCCGTCATAAAAGAAAAGAATATTGAAGAATTCCTCAGTGTACTCGAATCGCTCATCGACTCCCCTCGATACAGAAAATTTAGAAACATCTCTGAGGAACAAACCGAAACGGACACGAAGGCAAACACCAAAGAGGAAAACGAAACCGGCATAGACCAGACACCGACAGAATCCGACAAAGACAACGGGCTGAACCATTCATCATCAGACGAGGAGAAGAAAAGAAGAAAGGAATACGATGCTCTTGTTAGCTGCGACAAAGAAATAAAAAGCACGATTCTCGACTGTTGTAGATTGTTCCCAGACCCTCTTAAAGGGCTTTGGCAAGTCTGTGAGCCCCATCTGACAGAAGATGTCTGCAATCGACTAAACATAAGAAAAAATGACATCAAAAACCAAATAGATACCGATGGCCATGTTGTTTGGATTGAAAAAATTGTTGAAGCCATAGAAAACTACAATAATTCTCGTACACAAGAAGGCGACTCTTCACAAAACGAACCGACCAATATCGATGGCACCGATACCATTAAGACGCACATTGATCTCATCAAGGAATCGATAACAGATCGATGCCTTCTGATTTTCGGAAGTAGAACTCAGAAATGGAATCCCGATCACGCTCCATTATGGGATATTGTTACAAGGCAAATAACTACAGATGATAAGCAAACCATGGAAATCATCAGAGAGTTTAAGCCCGATTGTCAAATTATAAACGATGAGCCAAGCATCGAAGAACTTCTCAATAAAGCTAAGAAATACAGTACTGAACTTTCTTCTACAGTCAACGTGGAGGATTGGATTTCGAAAATCCGGAACATAATCTTTAATAACAGTTATAAGTTACTAAATAAAAAGTCAGATTTGGCACGTCTTCACCAAAAGTTTCTGAAAGACCTCGCACTGAGACCTGCAAAGTCTCCGCGCCCACAGTTGTTTACCACCAATTACGATCGCCTATTCGAGACAGCAGCCGGGCAGAATGGCCAGTCCGTCATTGACGGTTTTTCATTCAGTTTTCCCCGTGTCTTTGACTCGCGATTCTTCGGATACGATATAGTCCGCCGATCAGGTGAAGACGAGCATGAACTTGTCCCACAGGAAGGCGTCATTAAACTCTACAAACTTCATGGTTCTGTCGACTGGCAAACAGATCATACTTCGGATTTTGAAAAAAACATTACTATCAATGAAAACGTGAAAGCAGACGATGCATGCATGATCTTCCCTTCAAAACAAAAGTATCATCAGAGCTATGAAGAACCTTATCTTGGCCTGATGGCAGAATTCAGGGAATCATTACGTAGACCGAATACCTGCGTTCTAGTCATCGGATTCGGGCTCAACGACGACCACCTTTCAGGCCCGTTACTCAGCGCCATCAAAACCAATCCGTCACTACATGTCATCTTCGTACTCCCATCGGCAATACAACTAGCAACAGAAAAGAAAAAGCCAAAAGCCGACAAATATAACCGATATTGGGACGATATACGCAAGGAACTAGAGCACGACGCAAACAACATCACTCTAATTAACGCAATCTTCGGATCATTCACTGACGTGATACCCGAATTGAAAGCCATGTCGCCCGCCGACAAACTGCAATTAGCCGTACAGGAAATAGCCGGAAATGTGGTACGTAATGCAAAATGA
- a CDS encoding TetM/TetW/TetO/TetS family tetracycline resistance ribosomal protection protein, translated as MKRAVVGIAAHVDAGKTTLCEAMLYRAGEIRKLGRVDHGDAFLDTDAMEKRRGITIFSKQAMLQQGDFAFTLLDTPGHVDFSAEMERTLTVLDYAILVIGVGDGLQGYTETLWRLLARYHVPTFIFINKMDAAGADKAGLIAQMQQRFSEGCIDFEGDTEPGKQEEVALLDESGTAMDELLGCGNISDDTLRSMVAERQLFPCYSGSALKLEGIDEFLQGLERYTRQRDYPDDFGARIYKISHDGQGNRLTWLKVTGGTLKVKAVLTNRREEADSPDSETEVWQEKVDQIRRYSGAKFELADEVAAGEVCAVTGLTRTFPGEGLGVEANAGQSILQPVLTYTVLPGKSDAGESKQDNVEETPGKDSSSAEPVAKPAEVTPELHHILIALRTLEDEDPSLHVRWVARLGEIHVQLMGAVQIEIITQMMHDRFGLDVHFDTGGILYRETITAPVEGIGHFEPLRHYAEVHLLLQPGEPGSGLRFESKCSLDDLDRNWQRAILTHLREKEHLGVLTGSPITDMTITLIAGRGHEKHTEGGDFREATYRAVRQGLMELKTKGECRLLEPFYSFRLDVPQDMLGRAMADIQRMSGTFDAPKSDGDYAELEGQAPVSQMRDYSMDVNAYTHGRGSLTCVFAGYQPCHNADEIIKQTGYDPETDLENTPDSVFCAHGAGYTVHWNKVPDFAHLGRVVKEGN; from the coding sequence ATGAAACGAGCGGTGGTGGGGATCGCGGCGCATGTGGACGCGGGGAAGACTACGCTGTGCGAGGCGATGCTTTATCGTGCCGGCGAGATTCGTAAGCTGGGGCGCGTGGACCACGGCGATGCTTTTCTCGACACCGATGCCATGGAGAAGCGGCGCGGCATCACCATTTTTTCGAAGCAGGCCATGTTGCAGCAGGGCGATTTTGCATTCACGCTGCTCGACACCCCTGGCCATGTTGATTTTTCGGCCGAGATGGAACGCACGCTCACGGTGCTCGATTATGCGATTCTCGTCATCGGCGTGGGCGACGGGCTGCAGGGCTATACCGAAACCTTGTGGCGTCTGCTGGCCCGCTACCACGTACCGACCTTCATCTTCATCAACAAAATGGATGCTGCCGGAGCCGACAAGGCGGGACTCATCGCACAGATGCAACAGCGGTTTTCCGAGGGTTGCATCGATTTCGAAGGGGATACCGAGCCGGGGAAGCAGGAGGAAGTCGCGTTGCTCGATGAGAGCGGCACCGCGATGGATGAATTGCTGGGCTGCGGCAATATCTCAGACGATACGCTGCGTTCGATGGTTGCCGAGCGGCAGCTTTTCCCTTGTTATTCCGGTTCCGCGCTGAAACTCGAGGGTATCGACGAGTTCCTGCAGGGGCTGGAACGGTATACGCGGCAACGGGATTATCCAGACGATTTCGGCGCTCGCATCTACAAGATCTCGCATGACGGACAGGGCAACCGGCTTACATGGCTCAAGGTCACCGGCGGCACGCTCAAGGTCAAGGCAGTGCTCACCAATAGGCGCGAAGAAGCCGATTCGCCCGATTCCGAAACAGAAGTCTGGCAGGAGAAAGTCGACCAGATTCGGCGGTATTCGGGAGCGAAGTTCGAACTGGCCGATGAAGTAGCTGCCGGCGAGGTGTGCGCGGTGACGGGATTGACGCGCACGTTCCCCGGCGAAGGGCTGGGCGTTGAGGCCAACGCCGGGCAGTCCATACTCCAGCCGGTGTTGACCTACACGGTGTTGCCCGGCAAATCGGATGCTGGCGAAAGCAAGCAGGATAACGTCGAGGAGACCCCAGGCAAGGATTCTTCGTCGGCGGAGCCGGTCGCCAAACCCGCCGAGGTCACCCCGGAACTGCACCATATCCTGATAGCCTTGCGCACGCTTGAGGATGAGGACCCGTCGTTGCATGTGCGCTGGGTGGCGAGGCTCGGCGAGATTCACGTGCAGCTGATGGGGGCGGTGCAAATCGAGATCATCACCCAGATGATGCATGACCGTTTCGGGCTCGACGTCCATTTCGACACCGGTGGCATCCTCTATCGTGAGACCATCACTGCACCGGTGGAGGGCATCGGCCATTTCGAGCCCTTGCGCCATTACGCTGAAGTCCATCTGCTGCTTCAGCCCGGCGAACCCGGCAGCGGGTTGCGTTTCGAGTCGAAATGCAGCCTGGACGACCTCGACCGCAACTGGCAGCGCGCGATTTTGACGCACCTGCGCGAAAAGGAACATCTCGGCGTCCTCACCGGCTCGCCGATCACCGACATGACGATAACGCTGATCGCCGGTCGCGGCCATGAAAAGCATACGGAAGGCGGCGATTTCCGAGAGGCCACCTACCGTGCGGTGCGACAAGGGCTGATGGAACTGAAAACAAAGGGCGAGTGCCGGCTTCTGGAACCGTTCTACAGCTTCCGTCTCGATGTTCCGCAGGATATGCTGGGTCGTGCGATGGCCGATATCCAGCGGATGAGCGGAACGTTTGACGCTCCGAAATCCGACGGCGATTACGCCGAATTGGAAGGCCAGGCGCCGGTTTCGCAGATGCGGGACTATTCGATGGACGTCAACGCCTATACCCACGGCCGCGGGTCGCTCACCTGCGTTTTCGCCGGATACCAGCCGTGCCACAATGCCGACGAAATCATCAAGCAAACCGGCTATGACCCGGAAACTGATCTTGAAAACACGCCCGATTCCGTCTTCTGCGCCCATGGTGCCGGCTACACCGTTCACTGGAACAAAGTCCCCGATTTTGCCCATCTCGGTCGCGTCGTGAAAGAGGGAAACTAG
- a CDS encoding ATP-binding cassette domain-containing protein: protein MAYIGVMGEAGQYRTGETAIDANHDVTFPVDQGELAVILGACNAGKAALLKILAGIDTCETDQAVIATHNADIASNADRVIRMRNTRVQSIEELANLDGIDGDEW, encoded by the coding sequence ATGGCATATATCGGCGTTATGGGAGAGGCGGGGCAATACAGAACTGGTGAAACCGCCATTGATGCGAATCACGACGTGACGTTTCCCGTCGACCAAGGTGAGTTGGCGGTTATCCTTGGGGCTTGCAATGCCGGAAAAGCGGCACTTTTGAAGATTTTGGCCGGCATAGACACCTGCGAGACGGATCAGGCGGTTATCGCCACCCACAATGCTGACATCGCGTCCAACGCCGACCGCGTCATCCGTATGCGCAACACCAGGGTGCAGTCCATCGAAGAGCTTGCGAACCTTGACGGCATCGACGGCGACGAATGGTGA
- a CDS encoding FtsX-like permease family protein, which produces MADEHTMRSDSGQSTADAARFHASKRMLWHDIWQAFSKSKGRFFSIVCLVALGSYALVGLMVSGPDMRDTGNAYFAEHHLADLNVISSYGLDKDDCRQIDKAPGASRIEYGYLKDVVVAHSDESIRILSAPKEVSTYHVVTGRMPKTSREVAIDSSHQGQYPIGSTMHVSEKADALGRKALRHDRFKVVGVVDSTEILSHVNSGPSTSGSGSLDGYAVVAPSAFQSDDYMMARLTYTDLDHMRDHYSAAYNDALQVHKKALDRILAGRPKARRQAIERQVTSQIDSGRTQVNDAKTQLENARQQLADAKIQLDNGNQQLADSKQQLATQVASAQRQISAAQVKIAQGQKEYDANKAQYDSGAAQIATATGQVGDAYTQLKAGQAQIDDNSAKLAAGKKQADDALLQVTAAQQKANQGIAALQQQITAIQKQLDSGVLSPEDQAKLAGELTQLNARLQQLQAQANAIAQQYAAVTQGRDAFLNGTYKPGMAQIQAAQTQLNAKRTQADAGNVQLAQKQQQLSVAKTTLDQAATQLAQARTKVRQSQQQLASKQQQAQAQIDAAQTQLSNKTAEYDTNKAQLDQAEPGAKRKIKDAERKLNDAAAMLNAVDDPVYSVDSKRETPGSDGYKIYDSISVIVDSLSRIFPYFMYLVAALVTFTTMTRFVDEERINAGTLKALGYSDRDVMKKFVIYGFVASILGAIIGIFAGHTLLPIIVYNAYKVGFNVPMIHMGFHWQVTLLAFALALLSAVVPAVWSAARELKERPAALMLPKPPSAGSKILLERIPLIWNRLNFTHKVTARNIFRYKQRMFMTIFGVCGSVALLTAGFAVQGSISGINEHQFGGVMHYNLIAAQNAHVTDQQAKAIDRRLQKSDIKRSLPVHYESVSKVAGRNGDKQSVTMLVPRDTATFNDYIKLNTRRGHHPLSLNSNGAVISERFANLVHAKKGDAIDFQNGSGKTYRVKVTGICEMYLGHFMVMSPAAYRTVFGQRYQTNAYMVTLRDGSMANTKRASASFMRIGGIQGVVQNTTLMHEIDVVVKALNQIMWVLIIVATMLGVVILYNLTNLNVSERIRELSTVKVLGFYNGETTMYIYRETILLSLLGIVVGYGFGIWLHRYIITAVPPDDVMFDQSIGWLPFVVPLVVVGLITVALGFFVNTKLKHLDMLEALKSVD; this is translated from the coding sequence ATGGCGGACGAACATACGATGCGTTCGGATTCCGGGCAGAGCACTGCGGACGCCGCCCGATTCCACGCCTCCAAACGGATGCTGTGGCACGACATCTGGCAGGCGTTTTCGAAATCGAAAGGTCGATTCTTCTCCATTGTCTGCTTGGTGGCGCTGGGCTCCTACGCGCTGGTCGGCCTCATGGTATCCGGGCCTGATATGCGTGACACCGGCAACGCTTACTTTGCCGAGCACCATCTGGCCGATCTGAATGTGATTTCGAGCTATGGACTTGATAAGGACGATTGCCGGCAGATCGACAAGGCGCCCGGAGCCTCGCGTATCGAATACGGATACTTGAAAGATGTCGTCGTGGCGCATAGTGACGAGAGCATCCGCATACTTTCCGCGCCCAAAGAAGTCTCGACCTACCATGTGGTGACGGGACGAATGCCGAAGACGTCGCGTGAGGTGGCCATCGACTCGTCACACCAAGGCCAATATCCCATCGGTTCCACAATGCATGTGAGCGAAAAGGCGGATGCGCTGGGACGTAAGGCGCTGCGCCACGACCGTTTCAAAGTCGTAGGAGTCGTGGATTCCACCGAAATCCTGAGTCACGTGAACAGCGGGCCTTCGACCTCCGGATCCGGCTCGTTGGACGGGTACGCGGTGGTGGCGCCGAGCGCTTTCCAATCCGATGATTATATGATGGCGAGGTTGACCTACACCGACCTTGACCATATGCGGGACCATTATTCCGCTGCGTATAATGACGCGTTGCAGGTACATAAAAAGGCGCTCGACAGGATTCTCGCCGGACGTCCCAAGGCACGGCGGCAGGCCATAGAGCGACAGGTCACGTCGCAGATCGATTCCGGGCGAACGCAGGTCAACGACGCCAAAACCCAGCTCGAGAATGCTCGGCAGCAGCTGGCCGATGCGAAAATCCAGCTTGACAACGGCAACCAGCAACTGGCGGATTCCAAGCAGCAGCTGGCCACGCAGGTCGCTTCGGCACAGCGTCAGATTTCTGCTGCCCAGGTCAAGATTGCGCAAGGGCAAAAGGAATACGATGCCAACAAAGCGCAGTATGATTCAGGGGCCGCGCAGATTGCGACGGCGACTGGGCAGGTCGGCGACGCCTATACGCAGCTGAAAGCCGGGCAGGCGCAGATCGACGATAATTCGGCCAAACTCGCGGCGGGTAAGAAGCAGGCCGATGATGCGCTCTTGCAGGTAACGGCCGCGCAGCAGAAGGCCAATCAGGGTATCGCTGCTTTGCAACAGCAGATCACCGCCATTCAGAAGCAATTGGACAGTGGCGTACTTTCTCCTGAAGATCAGGCCAAATTGGCTGGTGAGCTCACCCAACTCAACGCACGATTGCAGCAGCTTCAAGCCCAGGCCAACGCAATCGCGCAACAATACGCAGCGGTGACGCAGGGCCGCGATGCTTTCCTCAACGGAACCTACAAGCCTGGCATGGCCCAAATCCAGGCCGCTCAGACGCAACTCAACGCCAAACGCACTCAAGCGGATGCGGGCAATGTCCAGCTTGCCCAAAAGCAGCAGCAGTTGTCGGTGGCCAAAACAACGCTCGATCAGGCGGCGACGCAGCTTGCGCAGGCCCGCACCAAAGTTCGGCAGTCCCAGCAGCAGCTTGCTTCCAAACAGCAGCAAGCCCAAGCGCAGATTGACGCCGCGCAAACGCAACTGAGCAATAAAACCGCCGAGTACGACACCAACAAAGCCCAGCTCGATCAGGCCGAGCCGGGAGCGAAACGTAAGATCAAAGACGCCGAGCGCAAGCTCAACGATGCCGCCGCCATGTTGAATGCTGTGGATGATCCGGTCTATTCCGTGGATTCCAAGCGTGAGACCCCGGGCAGCGACGGTTACAAGATCTATGACTCGATCTCCGTGATCGTTGACTCGCTTTCGCGCATCTTCCCGTACTTCATGTATCTGGTCGCCGCGTTGGTCACCTTCACCACGATGACGCGCTTCGTCGACGAGGAGCGCATCAACGCCGGCACGTTGAAGGCGCTGGGCTATTCAGACCGTGACGTGATGAAGAAATTCGTCATCTACGGTTTCGTCGCTTCGATTCTTGGCGCGATCATCGGCATTTTTGCCGGCCACACGCTCTTGCCGATCATTGTCTACAACGCCTACAAGGTCGGCTTCAACGTGCCGATGATTCATATGGGATTCCATTGGCAGGTCACGTTGCTGGCCTTTGCCTTGGCCCTGTTGAGCGCTGTAGTGCCTGCAGTGTGGAGCGCCGCGCGTGAACTCAAAGAACGGCCTGCCGCGCTGATGCTGCCGAAACCGCCGAGCGCCGGTTCCAAGATTCTGCTGGAGCGCATCCCGTTGATCTGGAACCGTTTGAACTTCACCCACAAGGTGACCGCGCGCAACATCTTCCGTTACAAGCAGCGCATGTTCATGACCATTTTCGGTGTGTGCGGCTCGGTGGCGCTGCTGACGGCAGGATTTGCGGTGCAGGGTTCGATTTCCGGAATCAACGAGCACCAGTTCGGCGGTGTGATGCATTATAATCTCATCGCCGCGCAGAACGCGCATGTCACCGACCAGCAAGCCAAGGCCATCGATCGTCGCCTTCAGAAATCGGACATCAAACGCTCTCTGCCCGTCCACTACGAGTCCGTGAGCAAGGTCGCCGGGCGCAATGGCGACAAGCAGTCCGTCACCATGCTCGTGCCGCGCGATACCGCGACTTTCAACGATTACATCAAGCTCAACACTCGCCGTGGCCACCATCCGCTTTCGCTGAATTCGAACGGTGCCGTGATTTCCGAGCGTTTTGCGAACCTCGTGCATGCCAAAAAGGGCGACGCCATCGACTTCCAGAACGGGTCCGGCAAGACCTACCGTGTCAAGGTCACCGGCATCTGCGAGATGTATCTTGGCCATTTCATGGTGATGAGCCCGGCAGCCTATCGCACGGTTTTCGGGCAGCGTTACCAGACCAACGCCTATATGGTCACCCTGCGCGACGGCAGCATGGCCAACACCAAGCGGGCATCGGCTTCGTTCATGCGCATCGGCGGCATACAAGGCGTGGTGCAGAACACGACGCTGATGCATGAGATCGATGTCGTCGTCAAGGCCCTCAACCAGATCATGTGGGTATTGATCATCGTGGCGACCATGCTCGGCGTGGTCATTCTCTATAATCTCACCAACCTCAACGTTTCCGAGCGCATCCGCGAGCTCTCCACCGTCAAGGTGCTGGGCTTCTACAACGGCGAGACCACGATGTACATCTACCGCGAAACGATTCTGCTCTCGCTGCTCGGCATCGTCGTCGGCTACGGATTCGGCATCTGGCTGCACCGCTACATCATCACCGCCGTCCCGCCGGACGACGTCATGTTCGACCAGTCAATCGGCTGGTTGCCGTTCGTGGTGCCGCTGGTCGTGGTCGGCCTCATCACCGTCGCACTGGGGTTCTTCGTCAACACCAAACTCAAGCACCTCGATATGCTCGAGGCCCTCAAGTCCGTGGACTGA